In the Sediminibacter sp. Hel_I_10 genome, one interval contains:
- a CDS encoding LamG-like jellyroll fold domain-containing protein, producing the protein MKKTVLCLSLLFSLCMSFGLEAQTVIPGDSLVFGPMFSPVYENKVRVWVLTKENTGSGDEISLSMTASENPTIEIAGTVFNSDDRLGYHLRSYEFENLIVGETFTAGLQVNGLSTARSSMITNGQNLIDDFEFLAGGCGRIYDTSRCIDVPESLTHINGNPEMFNHMAEEESDLMVWLGDATYLLGLQHAMGQCPDGIDDWANKDMAFDRYMFYRQFHDELTMAMPQLAITDNHDTGPNEFDKTMPTLPEMREIFMDWWPNPEYLSTTEGQGLHSSYVYKDVEFFMTDNRSYRDGTADHFGDEQLEWLKQGLLNSTATFKVIINGTPTFRPIGGRNFSVSNQADELLQFIQNNNINGVLSFCADIHNQRFMVREDGKYPLYDIMSGNINSDIGGNGEAGSYAINYSAGNDIMSGVKHGYMRTNVYGDEGDRRMKLEYVGFDGETFFEETLHEDMLTSQNSDALNLSLAFSNDVTDASTYAHAVEGTNYTFGADRDGNANSALVLENSALTVPAANELAFQNKAYSVSFWVNPSSLNDNGSSILSNGEASAGMTFGLSDNGNLTYTDHATATTYESNYSVLEDSWSFITWKYDNVRRKLSLYYNGFLIQNWSNVLSPEASPAALTIGNNFEGKQFAGRLDSVMLYGRLISDTDILGEANVETNRGEVLKLNGGQQTLIPTDLVNPILDGSHTIEFWAKLNTDPGTNATIFSTHGRINNNTTGISLEFPDSNQLNVVYGNNTSGWSTISNQGDTWSVGEWNHVAITATAGGTVAYYLNGNFVADMPYGGYVPNTFGMGLGYSFNYNNNSINTEMDEFRLWDKALSAEEIKSAMHHPLQGDETELALYYDFAPSSETETSVISQGSIDYDMDITTAELATATSPVGNIAVEYRDEVSGKWSKNNSIMNHGLSFPEDINLFTSNIVVGKHEDATIAEVPLMPEVFYLQGGWKIDPLNRPFATVKFNLTETLGDAANSVATTAGHYYLLKQDENAEGLTMVEEGTFDGTNVTFYNANLEESVYYLAWEEGEFVPGRGGALALSDGHDIEIHYTPVEIAFGGAHTIEFWINLTEAPSGNDKTIISNHGRINNLTTGLTLEVGSNNVVNAVYGNNTSNWTTVNSGEGLQLGEWNHIAVTATPNGQLQMYLNGELKGSTPITAYAPNNTWEFKFGTSQNYGGDFNYMMDDFRIWSEARSQDQIITDIHKVLDNQGETLKYYFAFDQEDNGTLVNNGNNTAVDILYTNASILDATSPVAEATEGFEDSVNASWSYISEAAGGMYVDNTIADFNENIIFGRDQNNTINTLPDAAEEDTYYITGGWNLNAMNITTADLAIDLSTVFENVSMVDATVADYLLIKGDPQAAYEIVSSGATATDGVVIFDEVTITNGNYFLAYEVDVTAAIDEQGGAINLAGNHEVYIPKEGVNAALSDEFTIEMWGRLNAPAGSNDKLWGFTYYGGGEFGIEMEFESNQKLVTTRGKGVNAGWQHLNSDHVWNVGEWNHVAVTFVPNGSFKFYVNGELASSVENAGTFVDNIYDLALGKNIFNNGETNASIDEFRIWTKAKTQAEIKADMYQTIIGTDADLSYNYTFNQEDNGFLINTGTTNVEVAYTNATIIPATAPIRVMEAPFNTEVTGSWSIKNDNGNGLYYGDVITDYSTNIVVGKEEGEDVLPTVDAATTDILYLNSRFKIDPLFIASGTVKVDVSQVFDNLNQVELIANEYYLLSGDPSVAVEIVASGIKENNIITFEGLAFDEVPLYLAWINIDEYPIGTFPIASGGLWKYNDTGADLGTDWRTNTYDDSEWVFGNAILGYGDGVESTTLDFGPDSSNKYPTYYFRHIFNVEDASALGNLVFNTTFDDGLVVYVNGSEAFRLNMPEGDISYDMYAASTIDGSAESEWTETLTSNLLQDGENVIAVELHQRGASSSDVRFDMEVNFQLPALEVTSYPVIKDEEWYYMDEGTDLGTAWLAPDYDVIPWNRGDAPFGYGDPVNTEVSYGPDAGNKYITTYYTKDVEVTLNDLTELVEFGLRRDDGAIVYINGIEAFRSNITDGTVDYQTTANAAVDGINENIYFIENVSKTLFVEGVNRIAVEIHQANATSSDTRFDLYIKNTQDLTVDCTEDHIGCLTSIAPTSQTNNLIISPEHAFQVIMKEGDQYSIGGGNMPGNNDFTAYVAIEGSSELGYLFVNQENTPGGVSMLDIHFNTETQLWEVDNSQAVDLYDEDLVTTTRNCSGGITPWGTVVTAEESTNSGDVNGDGYQDVGWLVEIDPATASVMDYENDGQKDKLWAMGRMNHENVVISPDATTAYYGEDGGTNCVYKYVMDTPGNLTEGTVYVLHMDLPLSGNDPSSATGTWIEVPNDTQSDRNNINTIAANLGGTAFNGVEDVEINPITGQVYFAAKGLSRVYRFTDNGNTLSNFETFVGGMNYEITTGNGQQSEPWAGGNDNLTFDDQGNLWVLQDGGKNYIWVVRPDHKQGTPNVELFASMPAGSEPTGLTFTPDYKYGFFSVQHPSGSNAPQEDATGEDITFNASTTIVFALEDHLGESALNVELPQAVSGPKLYPNPTNGLVTLDFGTAIVGQDITIEVRDILARQLMTYQNLPLEGNTVTLDLSTLKAESQILLLSVKLNQQSYHFKVLMK; encoded by the coding sequence ATGAAAAAAACTGTACTATGCCTTAGTCTATTGTTTTCTCTATGTATGAGTTTTGGTCTAGAAGCCCAAACGGTCATTCCCGGAGATTCTTTAGTATTCGGTCCCATGTTCAGCCCTGTCTATGAAAACAAAGTCAGGGTTTGGGTGCTCACCAAAGAAAACACAGGATCTGGAGATGAAATTTCCTTATCCATGACTGCTTCTGAAAACCCTACAATCGAGATTGCAGGAACTGTATTTAATTCCGATGACCGTTTAGGGTATCACCTCCGGTCTTATGAATTTGAAAATTTGATCGTAGGGGAAACTTTTACGGCGGGCTTACAAGTAAATGGCTTATCAACAGCCAGATCTTCAATGATTACTAACGGCCAGAACCTAATTGACGATTTTGAATTCTTGGCAGGTGGTTGCGGGCGTATTTACGATACCTCCAGATGTATCGATGTGCCGGAATCCTTGACACATATTAATGGTAATCCTGAAATGTTCAACCACATGGCTGAAGAAGAAAGTGACCTTATGGTATGGCTAGGAGATGCTACTTATTTATTGGGGTTACAACATGCTATGGGCCAATGCCCTGATGGTATTGATGACTGGGCCAATAAAGATATGGCCTTTGATCGCTATATGTTTTACAGACAATTTCACGATGAGTTAACTATGGCGATGCCACAATTGGCAATTACCGATAATCACGATACGGGGCCTAATGAATTTGATAAAACCATGCCTACCTTACCAGAGATGCGTGAGATTTTTATGGATTGGTGGCCAAACCCAGAGTACTTAAGTACAACAGAAGGCCAAGGCTTACACTCATCTTACGTATATAAGGATGTAGAATTTTTTATGACCGATAATAGAAGTTATAGAGATGGTACTGCCGATCATTTTGGTGATGAGCAGTTGGAGTGGCTAAAACAAGGATTGCTAAATTCTACAGCAACCTTTAAAGTAATCATCAACGGTACACCAACCTTCAGACCAATTGGAGGGCGTAATTTCAGCGTGAGCAATCAGGCTGATGAATTGTTACAGTTCATTCAAAACAATAACATCAATGGCGTCCTGTCCTTTTGTGCAGATATCCATAACCAACGGTTTATGGTGCGAGAAGATGGAAAGTATCCTTTATATGATATCATGTCGGGTAATATCAATTCAGATATCGGTGGTAATGGTGAAGCGGGTAGCTACGCTATCAATTACAGTGCTGGTAATGATATTATGTCTGGTGTAAAACATGGTTATATGAGAACCAACGTCTATGGTGACGAAGGGGATAGACGTATGAAACTGGAATATGTAGGTTTTGATGGTGAGACCTTCTTTGAAGAAACGCTTCATGAAGATATGTTGACCAGTCAAAATTCGGATGCATTAAACCTGTCATTGGCATTTTCCAATGACGTGACAGATGCCTCTACCTATGCGCATGCCGTAGAAGGGACTAACTATACCTTCGGTGCCGACAGAGATGGCAACGCCAACAGTGCCTTGGTGTTGGAAAATAGCGCCTTAACTGTGCCTGCTGCCAATGAATTAGCATTCCAAAACAAAGCATATAGTGTGAGCTTTTGGGTGAATCCAAGCAGCTTAAATGACAATGGGTCGAGCATTCTATCCAACGGGGAGGCTAGTGCAGGAATGACTTTCGGACTATCGGACAATGGTAACTTAACCTATACTGACCATGCAACCGCAACAACTTATGAAAGTAACTATAGCGTATTGGAAGACTCTTGGTCTTTCATCACTTGGAAATATGACAATGTGCGTCGTAAGTTATCTTTGTATTATAATGGCTTTTTAATTCAAAACTGGAGCAATGTCTTGTCACCTGAAGCTTCTCCTGCAGCATTGACCATTGGTAACAATTTTGAAGGGAAACAATTTGCAGGACGTCTGGATTCGGTCATGTTGTATGGTCGTCTGATTTCTGATACGGATATTTTAGGTGAAGCCAATGTGGAAACCAACAGAGGTGAAGTTCTTAAGCTGAACGGTGGCCAACAAACATTAATCCCAACCGATTTAGTGAATCCTATTTTAGACGGTAGCCATACCATCGAATTCTGGGCAAAACTGAATACCGACCCTGGAACCAACGCTACCATTTTTTCAACACATGGGCGTATCAACAATAATACCACTGGAATTTCCTTGGAATTTCCAGATAGCAATCAACTAAACGTGGTCTATGGCAATAATACTTCTGGATGGAGCACCATCTCTAATCAAGGCGATACTTGGTCCGTAGGAGAATGGAACCACGTGGCAATCACTGCTACTGCTGGTGGTACGGTGGCCTATTATTTAAATGGCAACTTTGTTGCTGATATGCCATATGGTGGTTATGTACCAAACACCTTTGGTATGGGGCTTGGTTATAGTTTCAATTATAACAATAACTCCATCAACACAGAAATGGATGAGTTTCGTTTATGGGACAAGGCATTGTCTGCTGAAGAAATTAAGTCTGCAATGCACCATCCATTGCAAGGAGATGAAACAGAGCTGGCGTTATATTATGATTTTGCACCGTCTTCAGAAACTGAAACAAGCGTCATAAGTCAAGGATCTATTGACTATGATATGGATATTACTACTGCAGAATTAGCAACAGCTACATCTCCAGTAGGAAACATAGCAGTCGAATATCGCGATGAAGTGTCCGGCAAATGGAGTAAAAACAATAGCATAATGAATCATGGCTTAAGTTTTCCTGAAGACATTAATTTATTTACAAGTAACATCGTGGTAGGGAAACATGAAGATGCTACTATAGCAGAAGTGCCTTTAATGCCAGAGGTGTTTTACTTACAAGGAGGGTGGAAAATAGATCCATTAAACCGTCCGTTCGCCACAGTCAAATTTAATTTGACTGAAACCTTAGGGGATGCTGCAAATAGTGTAGCGACAACAGCTGGTCATTACTATCTTCTAAAGCAAGATGAGAATGCTGAAGGTTTAACCATGGTTGAGGAAGGTACTTTTGACGGTACTAATGTGACGTTTTATAATGCTAATTTGGAAGAGTCTGTGTACTATCTGGCATGGGAAGAAGGTGAGTTTGTACCTGGAAGAGGTGGAGCTTTGGCTTTATCTGATGGGCATGATATAGAAATTCATTATACGCCAGTTGAGATTGCCTTTGGTGGCGCACATACCATCGAATTTTGGATCAACTTAACAGAGGCCCCTAGTGGAAATGATAAGACCATCATCTCAAACCATGGACGCATCAATAATTTGACTACGGGTCTAACGCTAGAAGTGGGTTCCAATAATGTGGTAAACGCTGTATATGGCAATAATACCAGTAATTGGACTACGGTTAATTCAGGAGAAGGATTGCAATTGGGTGAATGGAATCACATTGCAGTGACAGCAACACCAAACGGTCAATTACAAATGTACTTAAATGGCGAATTGAAGGGATCAACGCCTATCACAGCCTATGCACCTAATAATACTTGGGAGTTTAAGTTTGGTACAAGCCAAAATTATGGTGGCGACTTTAATTATATGATGGATGACTTTCGAATATGGTCTGAAGCACGTAGTCAAGATCAAATTATAACAGATATTCACAAAGTATTGGATAACCAAGGGGAAACTTTAAAATATTATTTTGCCTTTGACCAAGAAGATAATGGCACACTTGTCAATAATGGCAACAATACCGCTGTGGATATCCTGTATACCAATGCGTCTATTTTGGATGCTACAAGCCCTGTCGCAGAAGCAACCGAAGGTTTTGAAGATAGCGTTAATGCGAGCTGGAGTTATATTAGTGAAGCTGCAGGCGGTATGTATGTAGATAATACCATTGCCGATTTTAACGAGAATATCATCTTTGGTAGAGACCAAAATAATACCATCAATACGTTACCAGATGCTGCAGAAGAAGATACTTACTATATTACTGGGGGTTGGAATCTGAATGCTATGAACATCACTACAGCAGATCTTGCTATCGACCTCTCAACAGTATTTGAAAACGTAAGTATGGTAGATGCTACAGTGGCAGACTATCTATTGATCAAAGGCGATCCACAGGCGGCTTATGAGATAGTATCCTCAGGCGCTACGGCAACTGATGGTGTCGTAATATTTGATGAAGTAACCATTACTAATGGTAATTACTTTTTAGCTTATGAAGTAGATGTTACAGCTGCAATTGATGAACAAGGTGGTGCTATAAATTTAGCAGGAAATCATGAAGTGTATATTCCTAAAGAAGGGGTAAACGCAGCACTGTCTGATGAGTTTACTATAGAAATGTGGGGAAGATTAAATGCGCCTGCAGGAAGTAACGACAAACTTTGGGGCTTTACCTACTATGGTGGTGGAGAATTTGGAATTGAGATGGAATTCGAAAGCAACCAAAAATTGGTCACAACTCGGGGTAAAGGTGTCAATGCAGGTTGGCAGCACTTGAATTCTGATCACGTCTGGAATGTAGGAGAATGGAATCATGTGGCTGTTACTTTTGTGCCCAACGGAAGTTTTAAATTTTATGTGAATGGCGAATTGGCCTCTAGTGTAGAGAATGCAGGGACCTTCGTAGATAATATATATGACTTGGCTTTAGGGAAAAATATCTTCAACAATGGAGAAACCAATGCATCTATCGATGAATTCAGAATCTGGACCAAAGCGAAGACTCAGGCAGAAATCAAAGCAGATATGTATCAAACAATAATTGGTACTGACGCCGATTTATCCTATAACTATACCTTCAACCAAGAAGACAACGGATTCTTGATCAATACAGGCACAACCAATGTGGAAGTAGCCTATACCAATGCCACAATCATTCCAGCAACCGCACCAATCCGAGTGATGGAAGCACCATTCAATACTGAAGTGACGGGTAGTTGGAGCATCAAGAATGACAATGGTAATGGCTTGTATTATGGTGACGTAATCACTGACTATAGCACGAACATCGTAGTTGGAAAAGAAGAGGGTGAAGACGTGCTACCAACAGTAGATGCTGCTACGACCGATATCTTATACTTGAACAGCAGATTTAAAATCGATCCGTTGTTTATCGCATCAGGCACTGTAAAAGTGGATGTATCTCAAGTGTTTGATAACTTAAACCAAGTGGAATTGATTGCCAATGAGTATTACTTGTTGTCAGGCGATCCAAGTGTAGCAGTAGAAATAGTAGCGTCTGGAATCAAAGAGAACAACATCATAACCTTTGAGGGACTGGCCTTTGACGAAGTGCCGCTATACTTGGCATGGATAAATATCGACGAGTATCCAATAGGGACTTTCCCAATAGCATCTGGTGGTTTATGGAAGTATAACGACACAGGGGCTGATTTGGGTACCGACTGGAGAACAAATACTTATGACGATAGCGAATGGGTATTCGGAAATGCCATCTTAGGCTACGGAGACGGTGTCGAATCCACAACGTTGGATTTTGGTCCAGATTCCAGTAACAAATATCCAACCTATTATTTCCGTCATATTTTTAATGTAGAAGATGCTTCTGCACTCGGCAATTTAGTATTTAATACTACATTTGATGATGGTTTGGTGGTCTATGTAAATGGTAGCGAGGCCTTTAGGTTGAACATGCCAGAAGGTGATATTTCCTATGACATGTATGCAGCCTCCACTATAGATGGAAGTGCAGAATCGGAATGGACAGAAACTTTGACATCTAATTTGTTACAGGATGGTGAAAATGTCATTGCGGTTGAATTGCATCAAAGAGGTGCAAGCAGCTCTGATGTGCGTTTTGATATGGAAGTGAATTTTCAATTACCAGCCTTGGAAGTTACTAGCTATCCGGTAATTAAAGATGAAGAATGGTACTATATGGATGAAGGCACCGATTTAGGAACAGCTTGGCTAGCTCCAGATTATGATGTCATTCCTTGGAACAGAGGAGACGCACCGTTCGGTTATGGAGATCCTGTAAATACAGAAGTATCCTACGGTCCAGATGCAGGTAATAAATATATTACGACCTATTATACAAAAGATGTTGAGGTCACATTGAATGATTTGACAGAGCTTGTAGAATTTGGATTGCGTAGGGATGATGGTGCTATTGTATATATCAATGGTATCGAAGCCTTCCGAAGTAATATAACAGACGGCACAGTAGATTATCAAACAACAGCAAACGCTGCAGTCGATGGTATCAATGAAAACATTTACTTTATAGAAAATGTTTCGAAAACACTATTTGTAGAGGGGGTTAACCGTATTGCTGTAGAAATACACCAAGCGAATGCTACAAGTTCTGATACACGTTTTGACTTGTATATCAAGAATACACAAGATTTAACAGTGGATTGTACCGAAGACCATATAGGGTGTTTAACTTCTATTGCGCCAACCTCACAAACCAATAATTTGATCATCTCTCCAGAACACGCTTTTCAAGTGATTATGAAAGAGGGTGATCAATATTCCATAGGTGGTGGTAACATGCCAGGAAACAATGACTTCACGGCCTATGTGGCCATCGAGGGCAGTAGCGAATTAGGGTATTTGTTCGTCAATCAGGAAAACACACCTGGTGGGGTGTCTATGTTGGATATTCATTTTAATACCGAGACCCAACTTTGGGAAGTAGATAATAGCCAAGCGGTCGATTTGTATGATGAAGATTTGGTGACAACCACACGTAATTGCTCTGGAGGGATTACGCCTTGGGGTACTGTGGTAACAGCTGAGGAAAGCACAAATTCTGGTGATGTCAATGGAGACGGTTACCAAGATGTAGGTTGGTTGGTAGAAATCGATCCTGCAACAGCATCTGTTATGGATTATGAAAATGACGGACAAAAAGATAAGCTTTGGGCAATGGGACGAATGAATCATGAGAATGTGGTCATTAGTCCAGATGCGACAACAGCATATTATGGGGAAGATGGTGGTACCAATTGCGTTTACAAATACGTTATGGATACACCGGGCAACCTTACCGAAGGAACCGTGTATGTCTTGCATATGGACTTACCATTGTCTGGCAATGACCCAAGTTCTGCAACAGGAACCTGGATCGAAGTGCCTAACGATACACAGTCCGATAGAAACAACATCAATACCATTGCAGCCAACCTTGGCGGTACAGCGTTTAATGGTGTGGAAGACGTGGAAATCAATCCTATAACAGGTCAAGTCTATTTCGCAGCGAAAGGCTTAAGCCGTGTGTACCGATTTACGGATAACGGTAACACCCTAAGTAATTTTGAAACCTTTGTAGGGGGTATGAACTATGAAATCACTACAGGCAATGGACAACAATCCGAACCTTGGGCAGGTGGAAATGACAACCTGACCTTTGATGACCAAGGGAATCTTTGGGTACTACAGGATGGTGGTAAAAACTACATATGGGTAGTGAGACCAGATCACAAACAAGGAACACCAAATGTGGAATTGTTTGCCTCTATGCCAGCAGGTTCAGAACCAACAGGATTGACCTTTACACCAGACTACAAGTATGGATTCTTCTCTGTGCAACATCCTAGCGGAAGTAATGCACCACAAGAAGATGCTACAGGAGAGGACATCACTTTTAACGCATCAACCACAATTGTATTTGCGTTGGAAGACCATTTAGGAGAAAGCGCGTTGAATGTAGAATTGCCACAAGCTGTATCAGGACCAAAATTATATCCAAATCCAACAAATGGATTGGTGACCTTGGATTTTGGAACAGCAATAGTAGGTCAGGACATAACCATCGAAGTGCGTGATATCTTGGCGAGACAATTGATGACCTATCAAAACCTTCCATTGGAAGGAAACACAGTAACATTGGACCTAAGCACCCTGAAAGCGGAAAGCCAAATCCTGTTATTGAGTGTCAAATTGAATCAGCAAAGTTATCATTTTAAAGTACTTATGAAATAA
- a CDS encoding cytochrome-c peroxidase, producing the protein MKHYTISSWARKGWIGSVMALGTIVIWTLLSAHTSEYVNRQDDTTIAYKVFLDKELAAISLNIERLQDVAKAYKTGGQNLEELQMRVANTRMAYKRIEGMLTYYFPEHIDAYINGAPLDHVTPRPTSKDSKDLNYYLGSVENYKNSLPLDMLEAGHYSGNTYDILPPVGLQRLDELAFSDEAPTKMAELVTLTDQLHTSFNVLKETLILRKYYYDYEVIEASRLQIVRILGRGITGFDTPGSLNAMQEAAASLSGIADLLQPLIQKSSIDTQNSLQIRFQKGKQYLKRHDNFNKFDRLVFIKSYLNPLYKGLLELQMELQIPSSADKFNTTPSWNANSSNLFDAEFLNPYYYSMLKASEDGPQLQQLGERLFFDTQLSHGNTISCASCHDPQRAYADGEATSLSSVQGKRLARNAPTLINAVFSDRYFYDLRALDLEDQAEHVIASHMEFNTSHEEIIEKLNQDKSYAQGFNAVYGTDKINRYQFSGALASYVISLNSFNSDFDKYIRGEKDHLDPSAKRGFNLFMGKANCATCHYAPTFSGLTPPLYRENESEVLGVLKEPGSFQVDQDLGRMENGIKKDHQNIYNRSFKTTTVRNAGLTAPYFHNGAYDLLEDVISFYNSGGAAGIGLSYEVPNQTLSPEPLGLSDKDIQDIKAFIVSLNDVPDTSH; encoded by the coding sequence TTGAAACATTATACTATCAGTTCTTGGGCGAGAAAAGGGTGGATAGGGAGTGTCATGGCATTGGGTACAATTGTGATTTGGACCTTATTGAGCGCTCATACCTCAGAATATGTGAATCGACAGGACGATACCACGATTGCTTATAAGGTCTTTTTAGATAAGGAGTTAGCTGCCATTTCCTTAAACATAGAGCGTTTACAAGATGTAGCCAAAGCATACAAAACCGGTGGCCAAAATTTGGAAGAATTACAGATGCGGGTGGCGAATACGAGAATGGCTTATAAACGCATTGAGGGAATGTTGACCTATTATTTTCCAGAACATATAGATGCTTATATCAATGGAGCGCCCTTAGATCATGTAACGCCAAGACCCACTAGTAAAGATTCAAAGGATCTAAATTATTATTTAGGATCTGTAGAAAATTATAAAAACTCTTTACCCTTAGATATGCTAGAAGCAGGTCACTATAGCGGAAACACATATGATATATTACCACCGGTAGGCTTGCAACGTTTGGACGAATTGGCTTTTTCTGATGAAGCACCAACGAAAATGGCAGAACTTGTGACCTTGACAGACCAACTCCATACATCCTTTAATGTGCTTAAAGAAACTTTAATTCTTCGGAAATACTATTACGATTATGAAGTGATAGAAGCTTCAAGATTGCAAATCGTCCGAATTCTAGGACGAGGAATCACTGGTTTTGATACCCCGGGTTCGTTAAATGCCATGCAAGAAGCAGCGGCATCCCTTTCTGGAATAGCAGACTTACTGCAGCCTTTAATTCAAAAAAGCAGTATAGATACCCAGAATTCACTTCAGATCCGTTTCCAAAAAGGCAAACAATATCTAAAACGGCATGATAACTTTAATAAGTTTGATAGATTGGTGTTTATCAAGTCGTATCTAAACCCCCTGTACAAAGGTTTATTAGAGTTGCAAATGGAATTGCAAATTCCGTCGTCGGCAGATAAATTCAATACCACTCCCTCATGGAACGCCAACAGCAGTAACCTCTTCGACGCAGAGTTTTTGAATCCTTATTATTATAGTATGCTCAAGGCATCAGAGGATGGTCCACAGTTACAGCAGTTGGGAGAGCGCTTATTTTTTGATACTCAATTAAGTCATGGTAATACCATCAGCTGTGCAAGCTGTCATGATCCACAACGTGCCTATGCCGATGGCGAAGCCACCTCGCTTTCCAGTGTTCAGGGCAAACGTCTCGCTCGGAATGCCCCCACACTTATTAATGCCGTGTTCTCAGACCGTTATTTTTATGATTTAAGAGCCCTTGATTTGGAAGACCAAGCAGAGCATGTGATCGCAAGTCATATGGAGTTTAATACCAGCCACGAAGAAATAATAGAAAAACTCAACCAAGATAAATCCTATGCTCAAGGTTTTAATGCTGTCTATGGAACCGATAAAATTAATAGGTATCAATTTTCCGGAGCACTCGCTTCATACGTGATTTCCCTAAACTCGTTTAATAGTGATTTTGATAAGTACATTCGTGGTGAAAAGGATCATTTAGATCCTAGTGCCAAGCGAGGCTTTAACCTTTTTATGGGGAAAGCCAATTGTGCTACCTGTCATTATGCACCTACTTTTAGCGGACTCACACCACCTTTATATAGAGAAAATGAAAGTGAAGTGCTTGGTGTCTTGAAAGAGCCAGGATCATTTCAGGTGGATCAAGATTTAGGGCGTATGGAAAATGGAATCAAAAAAGACCATCAGAACATTTATAACCGGTCCTTCAAAACTACTACCGTACGTAATGCAGGGTTAACAGCGCCTTATTTTCATAACGGTGCTTATGATTTGTTAGAAGACGTCATCTCATTTTATAATTCTGGAGGGGCCGCAGGAATAGGGCTATCTTACGAAGTTCCCAACCAAACCTTATCGCCAGAGCCTTTAGGTTTGTCTGATAAGGATATCCAGGATATCAAAGCCTTTATTGTGTCTTTAAATGATGTTCCTGACACATCTCATTAA